The stretch of DNA TCCGCGATCTCCCGCGTCTGCCAGGCGGTGGCCTCCAGGACGGCGCGCGCGAGGTGCGCCTTGGTCACGTACCGCGTCAGGCCGGCGATCACCCCGCGGGCGTCGGAGCGCCAGTACGGGGCGAACAGGCCGGAGAAGGCGGGCACGAAGTAGGCGCCGCCGTTGTCCTCGACCGACAGCGCGAGCGTCTCGATCTCGGCGGCGGTGGAGATCAGGCCCATCTGGTCGCGCATCCACTGCACCAGGGAGCCGGTGACCGCGATCGAGCCTTCCAGGGCGTAGACCGGCTTGTCGTCGCCGATCCGGTAGCCGACGGTGGTCAGCAGTCCGCTGTACGAGTTGATGATCTTGTCGCCGGTGTTCATCACCATGAAGGTGCCGGTGCCGTACGTCGACTTGGTCTCGCCCTCGGCGAAGCAGGTCTGGCCGAACAGGGCCGCCTGCTGGTCACCGAGCGCCGAGGCGACCGGGATGCCGCCGAGCAGGTCGCCCAGCTTGCCGCCCTTGATCTCGCCGTAGACCTCGGCGGAGGAACGGATCTCGGGCAGGATCCGCGTCGGTACGCCGATCGACTCGGCGATCTTCTGGTCCCACTCCATGGTGTGCAGGTTCATCAGGAGGGTCCGGGAGGCGTTGGTGACGTCCGTGACGTGCTTGCCGCCGTCCGTGCCGCCGGTCAGGTTCCAGATGACCCAGGTGTCCATGGTCCCGAACAGCAGGTCGCCCGCCTCGGCGCGCTCGCGCAGTCCCTCGACGTTGTCGAGCAGCCAGCGGGCCTTGGGACCGGCGAAGTAGGAGGCGAGGGGGAGGCCGGTCTCGCGGCGGAAGCGGTCCTGGCCGACGTTGCGTCCCAGTTCCTTGCACAGGGCGTCGGTGCGGGTGTCCTGCCAGACGATGGCGTTGTGGACGGGCTCACCGGTGTTCCGGTCCCACAGCACGGTGGTCTCGCGCTGGTTGGTGATGCCGATGGCCTTGATGTCGTCGCGGGTGATGCCGGCCTTCGCGATGGCTCCGGCGACGACCTCCTGCACGTTGGTCCAGATCTCGGTGGCGTTGTGTTCGACCCAGCCCGGCTTGGGGAAGATCTGTTCGTGTTCCTTCTGGTCGACGGAGACGATCCGGCCGTCCCGGTCGAAGACGATGCAGCGGCTCGAGGTGGTGCCCTGGTCGATGGCGGCGATGAAGGGCCCTTGGCCGTGGGATGCGAGGCCGGCGGTGTGGGCGTCCGTCACTGTCTGCTCCTGGGGTCCGTGGTCGATGGGGCGGGGGTACGGCGTTCGGGGTGCGGCGCGGTGCGCTGTGCGCGAGGGCTCGGAGAGCGGTGCCCGTCAGGCGAAGGCGGCGTTGTAGATGCCCGCGCCGATGGCGCCGCCGATGAGCGGGCCGACCACCGGGATCCAGGCGTAGCCCCAGTCGGATCCGCCCTTGTTGGGCAGCGGCAGCAGGGCGTGGACGATGCGGGGGCCGAGGTCACGGGCGGGGTTGATGGCGTAGCCCGTGGGACCGCCGAGGGAGAGACCGATCGAGACGACGACGAGGGCGGTGACCAGGCCGCCGAGGACGCCGAGGCCGTTGCCCTGGTCGTTCAGGCCCTGGGTGAGGACCGCGAGGATCAGCACGACGGTGCCGACGATCTCCGTGGCGAGGTTCTGCGCCGCGTGCCGGATCTCGGGGCCGGTGGAGAAGATGCCGAGGACGGGGCCCGCGCCCTTCTCCTGGGCCTCGACCGCCTTGGCGGCGGTGGTCTGGGCGCCGGGGCCGCCGACGATCTCCCGGTCGGTGAGGTGGGCGTGGAACTGGCCGTAGTAGGCCACCCAGACCAGGGTCGCGCCGATCACGGCGCCGAGCATCTGGCCGCCGAGGTAGGTCGGCACGTTGGTCCAGTCGCTGTTCTTGATGGCCAGGGCGACGGTCACGGCCGGGTTGAGGTGGGCACCGGAGAGCGGGCCCGAGATGTACACGGCCGTCATCACGGCGAAACCCCACCCGAAGGCGATGGCGAGCCAGCCGGCATTGCGGGCCTTGGAGGCCTTCAGCGTCACCGCGGCGCAGACGCCGCCGCCGAGCAGGATGAGTACGGCGGTACCGATGGTCTCGCCGATGAAGATGTCGGAGCTGGACACCCGCGACTCCTTTGTCCTTCGTCCAGAGGTAGCCGAACCCCGGGTCCCTCCGTCCGGGAGCTCGCGCCCTCGTGGGTGAGGGCGATGCCGGCCCTTGGCGTTGTCACACTCTAGCGCGTATTACCGCAAGGTGTTCGACAATGCCGACCGTTGGACGGGAGTCTCGCCTCGCACCACGCGGCCGTCAAGGCCCCCGGTACCGAAACCGCGATCGTTACTGATCGCGAAGGGTCCGGGGGGGCCGGCGCCCGGCGTGAGCGGGCGCGGTGACGGGCCGCGTGGGTGCGACGGCGGGCCGTGCAGGTCTGAGGGCAGGCCCGCGCGGGAGTGATGGCGGGCCACATGGGTGCGGAGGCCGACTGCGCGGGTGGCGGGTCGCGAGGGCACGGCGGCCGGCCGAGCGGGCATGGTGAAGGCAGTCGCGCCCAGAGGCGTACCGACCCGGTCGTAAGGGCGGGGCGCAGGGGCTCCGCCCCTGGTCGTACGGGACGTGAGCAGGGCCCCGCGCCCGGTTGCGCGGGACGCGGCCCGCGGCTTCCTGTGGCGGTCAGAAACGTCCGGCGCCCAGGTCGCGGGAGACCGCGCGGGCGCAGTCCCGGACCGCCGCGACGAGTTCGTGGCGCAACTCGCCCTCGCGGCACACCCGCTCCACGGCGCCGGTGATGCCGACCGCGCCGACCGGCATCCGCCGCCGGTCGTGAATGGGCGCGGCGATGGAGGCGACGCCCTCCCAGGTCTCCTCGACGTCGGCGGCGTAGCCACGCGCGCGCGTGAGGTCGAGGATGTGCTCGAAGTCG from Streptomyces sp. 6-11-2 encodes:
- a CDS encoding MIP/aquaporin family protein, coding for MSSSDIFIGETIGTAVLILLGGGVCAAVTLKASKARNAGWLAIAFGWGFAVMTAVYISGPLSGAHLNPAVTVALAIKNSDWTNVPTYLGGQMLGAVIGATLVWVAYYGQFHAHLTDREIVGGPGAQTTAAKAVEAQEKGAGPVLGIFSTGPEIRHAAQNLATEIVGTVVLILAVLTQGLNDQGNGLGVLGGLVTALVVVSIGLSLGGPTGYAINPARDLGPRIVHALLPLPNKGGSDWGYAWIPVVGPLIGGAIGAGIYNAAFA
- the glpK gene encoding glycerol kinase GlpK; the protein is MTDAHTAGLASHGQGPFIAAIDQGTTSSRCIVFDRDGRIVSVDQKEHEQIFPKPGWVEHNATEIWTNVQEVVAGAIAKAGITRDDIKAIGITNQRETTVLWDRNTGEPVHNAIVWQDTRTDALCKELGRNVGQDRFRRETGLPLASYFAGPKARWLLDNVEGLRERAEAGDLLFGTMDTWVIWNLTGGTDGGKHVTDVTNASRTLLMNLHTMEWDQKIAESIGVPTRILPEIRSSAEVYGEIKGGKLGDLLGGIPVASALGDQQAALFGQTCFAEGETKSTYGTGTFMVMNTGDKIINSYSGLLTTVGYRIGDDKPVYALEGSIAVTGSLVQWMRDQMGLISTAAEIETLALSVEDNGGAYFVPAFSGLFAPYWRSDARGVIAGLTRYVTKAHLARAVLEATAWQTREIADAMTKDSGVELTALKVDGGMTSNNLLMQMLADFLDAPVVRPMVAETTCLGAAYAAGLAVGFWSSTDDLRANWRRAAEWTPRMDADIRDREYKNWLKAVERTMGWLDDES